A DNA window from Engraulis encrasicolus isolate BLACKSEA-1 chromosome 3, IST_EnEncr_1.0, whole genome shotgun sequence contains the following coding sequences:
- the prkab1b gene encoding 5'-AMP-activated protein kinase subunit beta-1b, whose amino-acid sequence MGNTASERVHGWGHHHGHRRDGAKAKEERSDPILMDSSEDADLFHADDPKGCEAHEFLAWQEDLESDIKSPVQNRPTMFRWTGGGREVFLSGSFNNWTTKIPLSRSQSNFVAVLDLPEGEHQYKYYVDGQWTLDPTEPMTVGKTGTVNNVIRVKQTDFEVFDALKTDSEKTADISDLSSSPPGPYHQHPYSVQLDERMKSPPILPPHLLQVLLNKDTGVACDPALLPEPNHVMLNHLYALSIKDGVMVLSATHRYKKKYVTTLLYKPI is encoded by the exons ATGGGCAACACAGCCAGCGAAAGAGTCCACGGATGGGGACATCATCATGGTCACCGGCGCGATGGCGCAAAGGCGAAAGAGgaacgatccgatccgattctgATGGACAGCAGCGAGGATGCAGATTTGTTCCATGCAGATGACCCCAAG GGTTGTGAGGCACACGAGTTTCTGGCTTGGCAAGAAGATCTGGAGTCAGACATCAAAAGTCCAGTACAGAATCGGCCCACAATGTTCCGATGGACTGGCGGGGGAAGGGAAGTGTTCCTTTCAGGGTCTTTCAACAACTGGACCACCAAGATCCCTCTCtctcgcag TCAGAGTAATTTTGTAGCAGTTCTTGATCTACCAGAGGGAGAGCACCAGTACAAATACTATGTGGATGGCCAGTGGACCCTGGACCCCACAGAG CCTATGACTGTTGGCAAAACAGGCACAGTAAACAATGTGATCAGAGTGAAGCAGACTGACTTTGAAGTGTTCGATGCCCTCAAAACGGACTCAGAAAAGACTGCTGATATCTCAG acttgtCCAGCTCTCCTCCTGGTCCTTACCACCAGCATCCTTACTCTGTGCAGCTAGACGAGAGGATGAAGTCTCCCCCTATCCTTCCACCTCACCTGCTGCAAGTTCTCCTCAATAAGGACACTGGTGTTGCT TGTGACCCAGCCCTGCTTCCGGAGCCGAACCACGTGATGCTTAATCATCTGTACGCACTCTCCATCAAG GATGGTGTAATGGTTCTCAGTGCAACTCACCGTTACAAGAAGAAGTATGTGACTACATTACTGTATAAGCCCATATAG
- the LOC134445693 gene encoding transmembrane protein 233, producing MSPGAPNPDKTKMKQPLGGGRLGGTPTGSTDRGLTDPRLTDPRLGESQEPPPLKNYILLTIFTCFCPAWPINIVALVFSIMSQSSYDDEDYDGAQRLGKKALHMGIASFIIGILVIIAFTIVHFTTKVI from the exons ATGAGCCCTGGAGCTCCGAACCCGGACAAGACGAAGATGAAGCAGCCCCTGGGTGGTGGCCGGTTAGGGGGCACGCCGACCGGCAGCACGGACCGCGGGCTTACGGACCCCAGGCTCACGGACCCCAGGCTCGGGGAGTCCCAGGAGCCTCCGCCCCTGAAGAACTACATCTTGCTGACCATCTTCACCTGCTTCTGCCCGGCCTGGCCCATCAACATCGTGGCCCTGGTGTTTTCCATCATG TCGCAGAGCAGTTACGATGACGAAGACTATGATGGCGCCCAGCGGCTGGGGAAGAAAGCTCTACACATGGGCATCGCCTCCTTCATCATCGGCATCCTCGTCATCATTGCATTCACCATCGTCCACTTCACAACG AAAGTCATTTGA